The nucleotide sequence ACACAATGTGACACTTCCAAGCTATGTTTTACTGTCCATGTCACCTCCTAACTAGTTGTAGCGATATTGGAAAATTTTTTGTTACAATTTCAATACTGGAGCTCATAACAAGACACGTCAGCAGTAAGACCTCGATGAAGGCACAAACCTGCAACAACGGGATGGCAGAGTAGTTTTGAGCTCTGCGCACATTCAGAATGCTACGGAAGAATCCACGGGCACCACACCTATCCCACAGCGGACGCGCGTGCTGCACTATCTTCCGCAAAAGGTTGGTGCACAGCGTTACGCACAACAGCGAAAATATAACGCAGAAGGCACCGATTCCTGTGCCATAAACCTTGGCTAGATCAAGCCGTGCTGCTAACGCCTGCAGGCTAATCATGGACGACCCAATGAGCACCCCTAGTCCCAAGATAAGAGCAAAGGTGCGTCCTATGACACCGGGCAAGATGGGAAATCCAGCAATCGCAAATAAAAGGATGGCACATGCAGAGATGCTCAGTGAGTCTCCACTGAGTTTCTTAACTTTCTGAATTTGCTTGAGCTGATCGCTTCCTTGAGttgcattgttgttgttggtgcTGGTGTTATTGTTGTGGTAGATGGCTTGCACATTCAGAAAGATGTTAAGCGCCGCATTGAAAAGCAGAGCCGCGCATGTGGCCATGACCGCGGCAGATTTGCTCAGTGTGTCGGAGAATGCTTCCCTGTCAGCCTTGGCTTGTTCTGGGATCTTGCTGGACAAATGGTCCGCACGGAAAGTACCAAAATCAGCTCCAGCAGCGAGCAAACTATTGCATACCCATCGCTGGTGACCCTTCAGAAATGTCATGGAAAGTAACTTCATAAGACATGAAAATCCATGTTCCCCCCTATTAATGAATTAATCTATATTTTTCACATTACCCTGCTTCTAGATATATTTCATAATTCATAGACGATATGATGTACATGCATAGCGGTGTGATGCGTGTGCATCTTCGATATAATTACGGGAAAAATAATAGTAATTCCTACCATATGGTGTAATTAGTTGTTAACATACATATCCATGTCATCACACCTAAGATTACTTCTGGTCTTACATATTTGACATTCATGACAAGATTCAATCATACTTTTGAAACTTTAACCATACATTCTTACATTAGTAGAATAtgtttataaaatctaataagtTTACAACATAGTGTACTTTGAGAGGTAAATTTACAGATGCTACTTTTGTAAACTAAGCATTTGAGCAATTGATCATGGTTTAAGAGTTTAAAGATTGACTGAATTTTATTCTATACATCAAATATTAATGCCAAGAGGAAGTACCTTTGAATTACTTTGTAGAGAATATGTGAAACACCAACCAAATTAGGGAAATTCTACAACAATTTTTCGTTGTTCTAGTTGCCCAAGGTACATAATTTGTAGTGAACTTTGCAGAAATGGAATATGTTTAAAAACAAATCTCATTTCAGAAAAAGAATACGAGTAAAAATGCAAAATAAGAGAAAGGGAGGGTGCTAATAGGACATACTGGCCAATATGTGGCATACGTCAGTCCGCTTGTTTTGTTCAGTACGGCATGATCAAGAGGCGTATACCCATTTCTGTTTCTGATACTTAAAGAGACATTCTTGCATCCCATCAAAATGCCAAAGGTCTTGTTATGTCCCTTCTGTACAGCCAAATGGAGTGCTGTATTCCCATCGTAATCCTTCATATTCAGAACCATTTTGAACATTTCATTCGAACAAACAAATCGCACCACATCATGGCTTTCCGTTTGGACAGCGATGTGGAGGATTGTCTGGCCAGAAGCATTGCATGATGACTCACAGCCAGGACACAATTTTATCAGCTGATCAATGATGCCAAGCGTGCCATTTGCAGCAGCAATGTGAATGGGCAATGAGCCCTCTGAATCTTCACAGTAGCCTGACGATGGATCCTTCTTAAGGAGAAGTTCAGTAACAGAAATGCAACTGGGTTCAGTAGTATACTTCCCGTCTGCCAAATAGTGAAGCGGGGTGCTCCCAGATTCATCCCGGATCTTAATGAGACTATGGTTCCAATTCACCAGTGTTCTACTCAGTTCTGCAATTGAGATTTGCAATATTAGTTAACTGTCTTTCCGTTGCATATGTCTCTTGCTATGTCAAATGCATGATTGTACTAGAAGTGAAAAAAACTGTAAAAGTCATAACAAGAAATAAAAAGAGATTAAACAAGGGCAGTtgggaaagaaaaaagaaggcaTACAAAGCTGGGCACTCATTTCATTCTATAGAAGAATCATAGATTCCGAAGAAATGATGCGCTCTTGAATGGCCAGTAGCATTTATACATTACCAAATCGCATgtttatttagtctattttAGTAAAGGTTTTTTTCTTTCATACTAGTACAATTAATTAAGTCTTGTCTTCGATACTAGTGCAATTAATTGCATTTGACCATTTGTATTATTAGAAAAACTATGTAAGTATCATTTGTTTTGTTATGATTTGTTTCATCATTGAAGATACTTTAaatatgacttatatttttttatatctgTACTTATTTTTTGAATGAGATAAATGGTCCAATGTAAAGTTAATAatgtcatatatttaaaaactaAGGGATAAATTGTTCATGAAGGAGGAAACTCCGTAGGAGCAAATTGTGCATGATTTGCAGAAAATGTAAGATATATTAGCCTACTAAACGTGGAGAGATGTCATGTAATAAACCTTGCAGAACTTGGCAACGAACATAAGACTGAGTTTGTACCTTCACTGAAGAGAACAGCAGCATGTAAAGCTGTTTTCCCTGCAGGCCCAGAATAGGACGCGGCTCTAGGCATGCCTGATGGCGCTGCTTCTGTGAGCACCTTAACAATGCTGTCTCTGCGTAATGTGGTCGCCAAGTAGAGCGGAGAAGTGCCCTCGTTGTCCACTATCTGCACCAGCGGCAACGGGACATCCCCCAAATCTGCATCTTTCGAAACCAAATATTTCACAACATCTTCGTGACCGTGGCGCACAGCCTCGTGCAAGCACGTCTGGCCATCGAGATTTTTCGCACGCAGAAACCAGGCAAAGGTATCGGATTGGGCCCGCATAATTTTCTCAGCTTCATCAACGATGAGTTTGACAGTAACTATACTCCctggatgaaaacggtcggagaTGGTTGGAAAAGTTATCATTATTTTTACGGAAACAATTATAATCTGTcagaaaattttcatatttatgaatttaactatttagtgTTAACTTTAATGCGATGctaataaaatttagaaaaactaaattttAGAAACCAAAACGGTAAAAGTcattactattattattattattagtttgCGGAAACAATATAGTTACAGTCTACCTGTGGTGGCTGCGCAGTGCAGGGGCCTGTCTCCTTTGTTGTTCTCTGCTTGCAGAAGCGCCGTTGCGAAAGCTCCATTCTGCGCTTCCAAGACGGTTTTCACAGGTTCCAAAACACCAAAGCTTGCAGCGATGTGGAGCACCCCGTCACCTTCAACCGTTACACCCTGAATAGCATGTAGCATGTCCCTTGTATCTCTCGTAAATGTTGATGGTGCATCTGATCGTGTTAATGCATTATGCTTGTTTGGACTCTTTTCTTGATCGGAATTGCGTGAGGATGTGCACTCAAAACAGAGACAATAGCTGCCAGATGATGTGCTCCGAAAAAGAAGACAAGAACAGGAGGCAGATCTGAAGGGCTCATGATTAATACTTCTTGCAGGATCTATAACAAGTTCACAAAATGCATTTGCGTTGCCTGCCCGTGCAGCTTCTAATAGCTCAACATTCATCATTGTTTCCCCTAAACAAAGAAACACCAACAAGATCAATCAGATAATTAAGTTTCTGTTTAGGCAAGACGAAAACTATATCATTAGAGCTGGGCCAATCATATCCCAAACAAGGTCTTATTGGCATATATAGTCGGAAAACTATGTATTTAAAAGTTCATGTGTCCTATAACAAAACACAAAAGAAAATGCAAACTCTGATGTGTCTAACCAGGGAGCTTTTTGATCAACTCAGAGACATTAGTAGGCAGGACTGAATGATCATCCAAACTGGAGAGTATGTATGCTAGAAAGTTCTTCCGCAACTCCTTTGTTTCCTAACAAGATGATGCATATACAAAATTAATGACGATAATATATTGAATATGTATTCCAATCAAAATTAACTCTCCAGGAATTATTTCTTACAGTTGAAAACCACCGAATCAGTCGATGACCATCCCATAATCGCATAAAATTGAATACAAAGAATCCACAGTCACAACTAGAAATAAATCATAGGGAAAAATGAGTTGATCACTTATCATGCAGTAAAACATATACCCATAATAAAGACGGGAAGAAGATTAAGCAAAGCTGGGTGTTAAGAGTCACACCTGTTCTGTTGCCTAGGCACTTTGGGAAACTCATGCTTCCAAGAGAGAAAATTGAAATCAACATCCATGGTTTCGTTAAGAGCATGGCAGACTTCTTTTCGGATTTTCTCATGACGCTTCACTGGATCCTGATCACCGCCTTCACTGGTATCTCGTCGAGAATCCAGAATGCAGAGCTTCTTATCATGCATGTTGAAAGCATATAGAGTCCAGTGGCCATCAGATGATACAGGGATtaatacctatatatatatacacacatttcagcaaaaaaaaacaatgttcaGATTCAATTTGGTAATTTCCTGGTTGCATTTTGTAACTTAAATTTGATCGACAGACCAATTGGATGACAAGAGATTAGCGAGAGTTTTTTCAGTTCTACCCAATTTGGATAGAAATAGAAAAGGATCATACCAGATGTGAACCTGAAGGATCATACATAGTAGACAAACGGGAATACTCGTTCCTCAGATTGTTGGGATCATTGATATATTGCTGTGGAACAAGGAACAAAAATAGTTGTTATTATGACACTAGGAGAAGAGTAGAACTAGGAATTATATGCCGCCAACAACATCCCAAGGCGCACTCACGCAAACTTACCTTCCAATTTGAATCAACATAATGCCTCCAACCTAGACATTTtgtgtttttaaaaatttcagCATCCTGTCTTGACATAATTCTAACAGCCAAGTCCATGCAATTTATACCCATGACTCCTTCAGGTTTTATTGTTTCCTGGATATCTACAAGCTTTAAATTGATCGGCAGGTTGCCTGATACCCAAACAGACCTGCAATTCAATCAATAATAAGGCTGGTCATGACTGCAGTAACAAAACTGATTGACTTATGACAAagctaaaacgacaagtaatttgAAACAGATGTAGTAGATGTTTAAAGGACGCAAATTACACTTACTGTCTGGACTCTTCATCGGTTACTTTTGTAGTCAAGCTGTACAATTCGTCTAGTATAATAGGATCAGGCCTCTTAAGAAATAGGTGGCGCTTTACCAAGAACGGTGACTTCAACTCCTCATTTGGTTTCACCACAATCTTAGTTGTGGGAGAAACATTTTTTAGGAGTCCATCTACTTGCATTGCATTCCCATCAAATCTAGTAGTCAAAGGAACTTCTGATTCTATACAAGTCAAACAAAGGAAGTACATTGGAAAACAAGTATAATAACTCACTTCCAACCGTTAAACATGAAAGAGTGACACAAACACCTGAACAAACAAAACACTAGTTAGATCCATAAGGGGAACTGAAATACCTTGAGATGGCAATTGTTCTTTGTCACCACCATTCGACAGTCCTGAGTACCTCTTGTCGTGAGCAGAAGAAGGCATTGTCTGGTACTCCTGAGCCATTTATGGCAAAAAGTTCTCCTTTCTCTGTTTTTCAAATGAAGAGGACTAGTAATAATCTATCTTCTTTTATCTGCAAAACTTGTTCTGAAATTATCATTGAACCTCAGGCtgcaaattggtaaaataacgCCCCAAAACTATTGAAGCAGGGTCTTTTTCGAAGAGAAAATTGTGCAAAACTGAAAGTACagctcctttttgaaaagagaGAGAGTAATCCACCTATCCCAAGAGAAACTCTGGAAACACTGAAGTGTGgcagttttttctttcttttaattGGCTTAAAAGAACATCTTTTGGGCTATTGCAATTGAAAATGTATGAATTTCAAGGTAAAACAAAGGTAAAAGGTGTAACATGCAAGAGGAGATCCTTTTTTTGGGTCTCTTGGAGAACACCTAATAGACAAGCTGATTTTTCTATATTCTTCTAAGGTAATATCAGAAGTGTTGGCACTTAAGTTTGAAGACCATGAGGAGCAAAATGCCCTTCAAACAAAACCAAACATAGTGTACGACGGTGTGATGAATGGCACTTACTTGTGAGTTGTTCTTCTTAAGAAAGGCTAAAGTAACTAGCTATAATACCTTGACGTTGAATGTGTGAAATGGAAATCGGAATGCAGAATCTAGGAAGGAAAGCTTGAGAGCGCAGGAGGATGGAATGAGGTAGGCAGGAAAGCTTGAGACTTTATAAATAGAAGCACTTGAAATGAGAATGAGATAGCAAACTTCTACactgtataatttttttatttcatatgTCTTTACTATACTACGTGTCAGATCAGTGCAGATTAATGTACTCTTAATTTCACCCTATCTGTTTGCAGTTGCttctttcttcattttttttctttacccGATGTGTTTGCAGTTGCCACCTCTTGGGAAAAGGTTTGGTCAAACATGTCAAGGCTATATTATAGGAAGGACTTAACTTGTAAATTACTACCATGAGGTCCTTGTAGCttaa is from Oryza sativa Japonica Group chromosome 9, ASM3414082v1 and encodes:
- the LOC107278883 gene encoding protein ACCELERATED CELL DEATH 6, producing MMNVELLEAARAGNANAFCELVIDPARSINHEPFRSASCSCLLFRSTSSGSYCLCFECTSSRNSDQEKSPNKHNALTRSDAPSTFTRDTRDMLHAIQGVTVEGDGVLHIAASFGVLEPVKTVLEAQNGAFATALLQAENNKGDRPLHCAATTGSIVTVKLIVDEAEKIMRAQSDTFAWFLRAKNLDGQTCLHEAVRHGHEDVVKYLVSKDADLGDVPLPLVQIVDNEGTSPLYLATTLRRDSIVKVLTEAAPSGMPRAASYSGPAGKTALHAAVLFSEELSRTLVNWNHSLIKIRDESGSTPLHYLADGKYTTEPSCISVTELLLKKDPSSGYCEDSEGSLPIHIAAANGTLGIIDQLIKLCPGCESSCNASGQTILHIAVQTESHDVVRFVCSNEMFKMVLNMKDYDGNTALHLAVQKGHNKTFGILMGCKNVSLSIRNRNGYTPLDHAVLNKTSGLTYATYWPGHQRWVCNSLLAAGADFGTFRADHLSSKIPEQAKADREAFSDTLSKSAAVMATCAALLFNAALNIFLNVQAIYHNNNTSTNNNNATQGSDQLKQIQKVKKLSGDSLSISACAILLFAIAGFPILPGVIGRTFALILGLGVLIGSSMISLQALAARLDLAKVYGTGIGAFCVIFSLLCVTLCTNLLRKIVQHARPLWDRCGARGFFRSILNVRRAQNYSAIPLLQVCAFIEVLLLTCLVMSSSIEIVTKNFPISLQLVRR